DNA from Plasmodium cynomolgi strain B DNA, chromosome 12, whole genome shotgun sequence:
GGGGCTACAACCCATATACTATTATCTTTGATGGAAACACAGAGATGGAAGCTCCTTCGGAAGATCCTTGCTGTTACTGCTTGGGCAGCACAGATGGAAAGCCGTACCACCACGTCATGTGGAAGTCCTACAAAATGTGTATCCGATGCAAAACGAACTTGAAAAATTGCCTCTCCTgtgaaaggaaaataaaggaaaagagaTCCCCACCCTCACGAGGTTACACCCCTTGCTGTCGATCCACATACGATAATTTATGTGACATATGTTGCAAGCTTCCCATCATCTGTTGcgataaaaaattgggggaTGTCATAGCTGAAGTTTTGTATGTCCTAGATTTGTGCATGGGGATTAGGGTTCCCCCCAATTTTGTGACCTACCAGAATATTTACTCCTTTAACAAGGTAAGGTTTAATGACGCAAATCACTGCTGTACATTTGAATATGATCACGTTGGGTATGCGCAGAGGGGAGAGCTAGTAGACCCGGTAGAGACAGCACAGCAAAGCGAGGCTACAGCACCGGGAAGggaccccccaaatgggaaaaacggCAAGGTCATTGGAGAAGACTTCAAATCGGAGCAAAACCAAAGGAGAGACATAAAAACACTTCTTCGGAAGCTCACTCGTTCGAGAAatcggcaaaaaaaaaaaaaaggacgtgACACGAAcaggtgaagaagaacaaaaggtGAACTTTTTGAGCCCCCTGAAAAATGACAACTCGGGAAATAACAAAGTAGAGGAGAGAGATAGGGGTGGAAATCCCCTTATGTGCACTGctaaaaggaggaaggaaagTGAGCCTCACCCCGTCGCTCCCCTTACAAAGCTACCCCCTACCGAGGGGAACAACCAGCTCGACGAGACACACAAGCGAAGCAGGGAACGAAAAAATCACCAACTGAAGAAGAAACTGGTTTCCAAAAATTCGAGTCTATATAGCAAGGCAACGACGTCCCTCTTGGACTACATCAAATTTCTGAGAAGTCGGACcaaggaaaggggaaaagacaGGAGAGGCAGAATTTCTCTCCGCAAGGGGAGGGCAaaagtggaggaggaaaagaacaaTACAACCGCCGATATGAAGAAGAGAACGAGGATCTCCACTCGCATTGCGACCCGGATCGCTTCTAAAGCGGTTACTCAAAAGGATTCCCAAAAGGCTTCCCAAACGGCTCCCCAAACGGCTCCCCAAACGGCTGTCCAAAGGGTTTCCCAAATGGCCGCCGCGACAGCACGGAAGTCATACGATCTGCATCTCgtgctttccttttccaacCAACcgaacgaagaagaaatctTCACACGGTTGCTACATAACGAGCTCAAATTTACCGATGTGCTATACCTACGGAACATGTTCAAGCAAAATgagaatggagaaaaaaccATAGCATCGTGCAACTGTGTAATCgtgtcgcaaaaaaaattactcctTTTACATGAGCAGAATAAGATGATACCAAATTATGCATACAGAAATTTAAAGCTACACGAACTGTTGCCTCAAAATAAGGATCACATAAAACTGGTTGACCATCTCTCGTTAGCTAATTGCTTGCCagatatttcattttgcttttacaTGTCCCACGAGCTCATGCATACGTACCTATGGGTCTCACACTTTGACACATCTGtgcattttgagaaaatacaaaagatTGTAAAGGTGCTGCATTCGAGATCTTTTCATGTAGGGAGTAAGAACAACCGTGGCGATAAGTTCCACAAAAGTTTAGCTTATTATTTGTCTCCCGAGTTGGAGGAAGCCCTGTGCGTGTTCGCGTCCGTTCAGTTTATGCATCATTTGAGGGAGATTAACGCAGGAGGGTGCGAAAGTGGGCATTCTTATAATCTCGAAGGTGAAGGTATCCATGAGTGCGAACGAGAATTGATAAACTACTACATCAGGACATGCGAGCGAGGGGTATCCCCCATGTATGGCAAAAACTACCGAGAGCTAAAAAGAATTATGAAGAATTATACGCTGGGGGATATTCTGCACATCATTGGCGATATAAAGCGCGCACGCTTTTACCCGGTGGTAACTCTGCGATTACTGCGTGCTGTGATTTCCTCTATCCGTGTTGTAAGTTAAGTAGATGGGATAAAAATGCGTACAGAGAGGAGAACCCCGTGTGCATAATAATACCTCTTTGCTCACGTCGTTCACATCATTTCTTTTTGGAGTCCATAAGTTTTGGCCCTTTTTCCCAAAACTGAACAAAGTGaacacgtgaaaaaaaaaaaacttttcatttaaccgcctttttttacacatcTTTAGACGGATGTTACTTCAGCTCTGCGCTGTGTTAAACCTTTTtaatatgcacaaaaatgatcGACGAGGATTTCCCCCTTGTTCGGAATTTCCACCAAACGGAGTGTGCCCTACTTTGTTTCCATCTCCATACGGCCAATTAAACATGGGTTacaaagaaagaaaaaaaaaatgtaaagacGAAGGGACGTCCTCTTCGCTTAGAAAAGCGTTTCACTTAGCGTGGTatggtattaaaaaaaaaaaaaaagaaaaaggggagataCCCGCtggtttattttgtttattccaTATATAAGTTTCAAACaagacaacaaaaaaatgattaaaaaggTGACATTAAGAGcatacgcatatgtatatgtagcATACACATCAAGCACGTGGGACATACACGcacaggaggaggggggaggggaagccAAACCGAAACAGTTGTCAATCTGGACAACTTGCCGcgtttaagaaaaaaaaaaaaaaaaaaagtacagatTTAGCTAGCTGGCTAGCCAAAaggtcacttttttttctctttttttatttatttaattattttttttaatacttGGCCATGATATACCTTGCCCGCACAAAGGTGAACTTCTCCCCGTTATACGTGAACTCACAGCTTTCATTagagaagggagaaaatttgATGTAGTCGTTTACACGTATATCGATTGGGACTTTGTTATTATTCGAGTCGTAAATACCATCGCCAACTGCTACAACAAGTCCGTCCGTTGATTTTTCGTTCTTGGACTCAGGCATTATTATTAACGAGTTGGACGTTGCATTTGTGTCAACTAATTTGATAAGCACGCGGTCATAGAAGGGGGTGATGTTGTCTGGTCTCACCTCCACGGACGCATCGTTGATTTTCGCCAGGATTTCTTCGTTCGATATTAGCAGGCACTCCTTGTCGTTGTACTTCAGCTGCGGGCGGTGAGGAAGCAGTGCGGTTGGTGAGGAAGCAGTGCGGTTGGTGAGGAAGCAGTGCGGTTGGTGAGGAAGCAGTGCGGTTGGTGAGGAAGCAGTGCGGTTGGTGAGGAAGCAGTTTGGATGGCGTGGAAGCGCAGTTCCGTTTGCCTCCCTCATGCTGGGGGCCTGCACACATGGCACACAGCTCCTCCGCAATGTCTTACTTTGGTTCCATCGCTCGGGTTGAATATCACAACATCGCCAACCTGGATGTCTATCGGTACTCTTTCGCTGCAgggcaaaggggggaaatatatatgtaataaaataagccTCTCCAAGAgctcacatttttgtgaggGCATTAAtcaggggaggggaaaaaaggggggccaTGTTTCTCATCCGTAATGgtaactcctttttgtggattttttttttttttccttttttttccttttgattgtgttttttttttttttgttccacgtttttctttccacaaGTGGgtaatcgaaaaaaaaaaaaaaaaaaaaaaaacggaagacctttcttttttgcgcctTTATAGtattctctttttaaaattcagtttgtttttaaaaattcagcCTATTTGCGCAGTGTCCATTTTATGTGCCCACTCGGGTGCAACTCTCCACTTTGAGGTGTatacccccccccctttggtatGTGGGGTGTACCAACTGTGCCTCCTCACCAGCACGCCCCTACTCTGCACTTCACGTGCCAGCGGTTGTTTTTTACCCGTTTTTGGTGTTGACAGCTCCGGTGCCCACGCCAAGAATTTTTCCGATGTATTGGTTCTTTCGCATCTGcggggaagcggcgaaagggggataaataaaaaagtgaagtgGCGGCGAATCCCATAAGCTGTGAAATGGGTAAGCGGATCAGCGGTTACAGAGATACACAGCGCTTTGCTACACCAGCTGGGCACCACTCCGCAAAGCCCAAATTACCGTGTCACCGATGAAGACGCCTGCCTCAGTGGTATCGTACGCCTCATCCTTCTGAATCAAAACGAACTCATTCAGGGGAGTCAAGGGACCCCGTATAATCTTATTCTCCAGTTTGTActctgaaaaaaagggggggaaatttaAAGATGGTGGTGCAGTGCACTAGGACTAATACGAAGTTCGGGACGGACAGGGGGTACATGCAGGGGGTACATGCAGGGGGTACATGCAGGGGCTACACATGTGCGAGGTGTCCCATGCTTTCAATGTGTACTCCACGGCATGCATAAGACGAGGACTCATCTTTAGGAGGgtccagaaaaaaatgacgaaccTGTGGCCCGCAGCCTCTGCGAAGAACTCCGCTGCAGTTGCCTCGGGTTGCTCGTGACGAAATTCtgaaatggggaagcggcaaaagggggaagaataaAGAAGTCATATGGCGGCGAAGTGGAGAGGCGGCGAAGTGAAGGGGCGGAGAAGTGAAGGGGCGGAGAAGTGACGGGGGAACGGGCGGAGAAGTGACGGGGAGAAGAAGTGACGGGGAGGAGAAGTGACGGGGCGGAGAAGTGACGGGGCGGAGAAGTGACGGGGCGGAGAAGCGAACGGGATATAGAGCCGGGTGGCAACTCCGTTCTCGGCGCGGGGGGGCTCACCAAATTGCTGCTTATAGTAACCCTCTTCGCCAGAGCCGCCATCAAGGAGATGGCAACAAGGGATGCCAGCGTATAGAGCTTCATCTTGGGAAGGCCTGCCCTGGATTACGCGCACATAAATGTGTAGGCTGCGTGTGTTGCTTGCGCGGCTTCAGCAGCTTCTACAGCTTCTGCAGCTTCTACAGCTTCTGCAGCTTCTACGGCTTCTGCAGCTTCAACGGCTTCTGCAGCTTCAACGGCTTCTGCAGCTTCAACGGCTTCTGCAGCTTCTCCAGCTTCTACAGGTTGTGTGGCCCTTATCCGCTGCACAGCCGGTGGAAGAGCAGCGCGCTTCGAAACAGGCACTAATGCAACgctccaaattttttctctgttATATGAAGCCCCTCTCACGGCAAGTATTTCAATACATGTGCAGGAACTCCGTTTTACAGCTAGCGGTAGGAACTTACACGCACGCGGCTGCAAAAACCTGTGGTCAGGGTGTTCAACGGAGGCTTATGCCTTATCGCGTGGTCAATACTTTATGAGATGGGTATGCTCAAGGGGCTCGTACAACTGCTTTGCGGCGcagaacttttttttgcaaaactcTGAGGGACATGTGCGAGTCCCCGGGTGAGCAACTCTTAACTGCCACAGTTGCGGTAGGGTGCTTGactggcaaaaaaaaaaaaaaaaaaaaaaaaaacggcctTCCTACCGTGCCTCACATATTATGCATGCACAAAATGTAGCACCAGCAGTGCATATTCCTTTCGCAACTTGAGGCATACCCCCAACTGCATATGCGCACACGGCTATGCAGCTTTGTCAGCTAGCCCCTTCCCGGCGAGGACGTCTCTTCGAGTTGTTTGCGGcgcgaaaggaaaaaaaaaaaaaaatgcaaatcaACTGAACTGAACTGAACGTAACGTAACGCAACGTAACGTaacgaaacgaaacgaaacgcaaaaaggaggaaaacgctaacgtaaaaaatgctGACATAAAAAGTTCTGGCATGAGGAGCGCCAAATGAGGAACTCAAAATTCGCAAGTAAACGACGGAGCGTAAACTACCGCGCGTAAACATCCGCGCGCATATACCGGATAGCAAACACCGGAAGCgctgaagcaaaaaaacgcCGAGCTTACCAGCTGCTCGTTCGCCAAATTAGCCGGCCTCGCGAGGAAGCGCATCAACGCGAATGCCTTGTCCACAGCGGTGATAACTGCCACAGCGGTGATAACTGCTACAGCCGCGATAACTGCCACAGCGGTGATAACTGCTACAGCCGCGATAACTGCCACAGCGGTGATAACTGCTACAGCCGCTATAACTGCTACAGTCGCTACAGTCGCTACAGTCGCTACAGTCGCTACAGTCGCTACAACTGCTACAACTGCCACGGGTGCAGGGTTAttgccccccctttttttcacccccacGCGCATCGGTGAGGCGCCCGCGAGACGCAGCGTTTATGCTCAGGCGAGGAGCAAGAGCCAGCGTGTACCTCGCAGAGAGACGTGCCGCAGCAGCAACCCTGACGCAGCGGCGGGGAGGCATCCCAGGCGACAAGGCCAAGTTCACCCCAAGTTTAGTCagtacaaaaataatggaaGGAGCATCGAGTATGATGGAAGGAGCATCGAGTATGATGGAAGGAGCATCGAGTATGATGGAAGGAGCATCGAGTACCTATGTAACATTCGAAGGGGTCTCAGAAAATCCCAACATAGTGGAGGAGGAACACAAGGTACTCTCCTACTGGAAGAACATCGACGCGTTTAACACATCCaaccagctagccaaaaataaaaaagcttttatattttatgatgGGCCTCCCTTTGCCACAGGGCTTCCACATTATGGACACCTGTTAGCAGGCATCATAAAAGATTGCGTGACGAGATACCACTACCAATGTGGGTTCTCAGTCGAGAGGAAATTCGGATGGGATTGTCATGGACTCCCCATCGAATACGAaatcgaaaaagaaaataatatcaacaaaaaggaagatatttttaaaatgggaatCGATGTATACAACGAGAAATGCAGAAGTATCGTTCTGAAGTATTCAAACGAGTGGGTAAAAACTGTCGAGAGGATAGGAAGGTGGATCGACTTTAAGAATGACTACAAGACGATGGATGTGACGTTTATGGAGACTGTATGGTGGGTGTTCAGTCAGCTGTACAAAAGGAATTACGTGTATAAGTCTTTTAAGGTCATGCCGTATTCATGTAAATGTAACACCCCCATTTCGAATTTTGAGCTTAACCTGAATTACAAGGACACCCCCGATCCGAGCATTATTGTTGGCTTTGTCCTTTTGTCGGACTTCCCTGcagtggaggaggaggagtgcCAGGTGGAAGAAGTGAAGAAGCTGTTAGGGGAGAAGCTCGCCGTGTTGTACGACCAGAAGAGGGAGCACTGCCCCGAGGGGGAGAGTGCAACTGGAGAAGCGGCAGGGGGAGCGGCGGCATCCGGAGCAGCCGGAGCGGCCGGGGGCGTGTGCCCCCCCGCGCAGAGCGAAATCCTGGCGTGGACCACCACCCCCTGGACGCTGCCGTCCAACTTGGCCCTGTGTgtgaatgaaaattttacataccTGAGGATCCACCACGTGAAAAGCAACCGAGTGGTGATTCTGGGAGAATTCCGATTGGAGTGGGTGATGAAGGAACTAAAATGGAATGTTGAAGATGTGAAGGTGTTGAACCGATTCAAGGGCAAGTATCTAAAGGGGTTGAGATATAAGCCCCTTTTTAGCTACTTCTACGACAAGCACGGTTTTAAAGAAAGggcatataaaattttagcaGACGATTTTGTGACAGACGATGCGGGTACAGGCATAGTGCACTGTGCACCTACGTATGGAGAGGATGATTTTAGagtgtgtaaaaataatggaGTGATTGATCCGGAGAAGTCCATATTTATTGATCCGATCGATGCTAATGGTTACTTCACTAGCGAAGTTGAAATGGTTCAAAACCTTTATATTAAAGAAGCAgataatgtaataaaaaaatttttgaagaatgAGAATAGACTACTGAGTAACAACACTATTGTACATTCGTACCCCTTTTGCTGGAGAAGCGATACCCCCTTGATTTACAGAGCCATCCCAGCATGGTTTATCCGAGTGAGTAACTCAACTAAAGAgttggtaaaaaataatgagacAACTTATTGGATTCCTTACcacattaaagaaaaaaaatttcacaattGGATTAGAGATGCAAAGGATTGGTGTATTAGCAGGAACAGGTATTGGGGTACCCCCATCCCTATATGGGctgacgaaaaaatggagacagTGGTTTGTGTGGAAAGCATCTCTCATTTGAAGGAACTCTCAGGAGTGAAAGATGTAAATGATTTACATAGACACTTTATTGATAACATCGAAATTGAGAACCCAAAAGGGAAGGATCACCCAAAATTGAAACGTATTTCTGAAGTATTCGATTGCTGGTTTGAGAGTGGCTCTATGCCATATGCTAAGGTACATTATCCATTCAGTacaaagaaagaaaaatttgacaatatttttccaGCAGA
Protein-coding regions in this window:
- a CDS encoding chaperonin (putative), with protein sequence MSPQYKLENKIIRGPLTPLNEFVLIQKDEAYDTTEAGVFIGDTMRKNQYIGKILGVGTGAVNTKNGERVPIDIQVGDVVIFNPSDGTKLKYNDKECLLISNEEILAKINDASVEVRPDNITPFYDRVLIKLVDTNATSNSLIIMPESKNEKSTDGLVVAVGDGIYDSNNNKVPIDIRVNDYIKFSPFSNESCEFTYNGEKFTFVRARYIMAKY
- a CDS encoding hypothetical protein (putative), with protein sequence IGKKKKKDVTRTGEEEQKVNFLSPLKNDNSGNNKLPPTEGNNQLDETHKRSRERKNHQLKKKLVSKNSSLYSKATTSLLDYIKFLRSRTKERGKDRRGRISLRKGRAKVEEEKNNTTADMKKRTRISTRIATRIASKAVTQKDSQKASQTAPQTAPQTAVQRVSQMAAATARKSYDLHLVLSFSNQPNEEEIFTRLLHNELKFTDVLYLRNMFKQNENGEKTIASCNCVIVSQKKLLLLHEQNKMIPNYAYRNLKLHELLPQNKDHIKLVDHLSLANCLPDISFCFYMSHELMHTYLWVSHFDTSVHFEKIQKIVKVLHSRSFHVGSKNNRGDKFHKSLAYYLSPELEEALCVFASVQFMHHLREINAGGCESGHSYNLEGEGIHECERELINYYIRTCERGVSPMYGKNYRELKRIMKNYTLGDILHIIGDIKRARFYPVVTLRLLRAVISSIRVVS
- a CDS encoding isoleucyl-tRNA synthetase (putative), producing MEGASSMMEGASSMMEGASSMMEGASSTYVTFEGVSENPNIVEEEHKVLSYWKNIDAFNTSNQLAKNKKAFIFYDGPPFATGLPHYGHLLAGIIKDCVTRYHYQCGFSVERKFGWDCHGLPIEYEIEKENNINKKEDIFKMGIDVYNEKCRSIVLKYSNEWVKTVERIGRWIDFKNDYKTMDVTFMETVWWVFSQLYKRNYVYKSFKVMPYSCKCNTPISNFELNLNYKDTPDPSIIVGFVLLSDFPAVEEEECQVEEVKKLLGEKLAVLYDQKREHCPEGESATGEAAGGAAASGAAGAAGGVCPPAQSEILAWTTTPWTLPSNLALCVNENFTYLRIHHVKSNRVVILGEFRLEWVMKELKWNVEDVKVLNRFKGKYLKGLRYKPLFSYFYDKHGFKERAYKILADDFVTDDAGTGIVHCAPTYGEDDFRVCKNNGVIDPEKSIFIDPIDANGYFTSEVEMVQNLYIKEADNVIKKFLKNENRLLSNNTIVHSYPFCWRSDTPLIYRAIPAWFIRVSNSTKELVKNNETTYWIPYHIKEKKFHNWIRDAKDWCISRNRYWGTPIPIWADEKMETVVCVESISHLKELSGVKDVNDLHRHFIDNIEIENPKGKDHPKLKRISEVFDCWFESGSMPYAKVHYPFSTKKEKFDNIFPADFIAEGFFSQEVTRYECLKKKQFFFEEGWVHKNDNIMDRWIFSCIQKLTKLVHVEMKAYKLYNVLPKLLQFIENLTNWYIRLNRDRMRGTLGEENCLQSLCTTYKTLYLFTVLMAPFTPFITEYIYQQLRRVVRSAADKGASSQRGAADKGASSQTGGADQSVHFLMLPQVDENYAIDYEIIELIEKMKTVILLGRVLRERRKVPSKKPLKKITILHPTKEYFEKFDQIMHYIKEELNVLHVDCSHDTSCIEFTAVPNYKTLGNKLGPNLKTIQNKIKNMDTKSIKQYQVEGKITFEGVTLEGDDILVQMKPTVQEKNTDMISNESVTIFIDFTTDQQLENMANARELCNHVQKMRKNLSLNQNSPVKMYFYIADETLRSNMVSEMAYIRKCLRRELHVLPSQADYEGLSGKMHDEEIVLAGCPVRLVFAQA